TCGCGCTGGCCACGCCGCTGGCCGAGCTGCTCGAGGCGGTGCTGGCCGGGGGCCAGGTGACGGTGTGCTCGCAGTGCGCGGCTCGGCGCGGGATCACCGAGGACGAGGTCCGGCCCGGGGTGCGGATCGCGGGGTCGGTGGTCTTCGTCGAGGAGGCGCTGCGGCCGGACGCGCAGGCGCTCGTCTACTGAGCGCCGAAATCGTGAGTCGCTAGGCGGGCTCCGGCGCAACTAGACTCGCCGCGATGACTCGAGCGGCTGATCCTCCGTCGGCCGCGTCCGCCCCCGACGAGTCGCCCGAGGCCTCCGACGCGGTGCAGGCGCGGCTGCGCGAGCACGCGCGCGCCGCCGAGCGGGCCAACCAGCTGCGGCGGGCGGCCGAGGAGGCCGCGGCGGCCCAGGCCGCGGACCGGCTGGCGGCAGAAGAGGCCGCCGAACGGGCCGCGCGGGCGCGCCAGGAGGCCGACGAGCTGGCCACGCACCACGCCGCGGCCGCGCGCGAGGCGCACGAGGCCCGCGCGGAGCTGGAGCGCGCCAGCGCCGAGCTGGCCGAGGGTCGGCGTACGGCGGAGGAGGCGGCCGAGCAGCACGCCCGCGCCCGGGAGGCCGCCGAGGCGGCGGCCACCGCGCAGGCGCAGGCGCGGGCCCAGGCGGAGGAGGCGGCGGCGACCGCGGCCGAGGCCCGGCTGGTCGCGGAGCAGGCCGCGCACGAGGCGAGCACGGCGCGCGCGGGCGTCGAGGAGCGGGCCCTGGAGCAGCACGAGGTCGCGGAGACCGCCCTGCGGGCGCGGGCCGAGGCCGAGGAGCAGGCCCGGCAGCACGCCGCGAGCGCGGCCCGGGCCTTCCGTGACCGACGGGCGTCCGAGACGCGGCTCGCGGAGCTGGCGGCCGAGTTCGAGACCGTGCGCGCCCAGGCCCTCGAGGAGGCGCAGGTCTCCGCGCTGGCCCGCGAGCGCGCCGAGGCCGCCGCCCGCCAGCAGGCCGAGCTGCGGGAGCAGGCCGAGCGGGCCACCGCCGAGCACGCCGAGGCCCGGCAGATCGCCGACGAGGCCGCGACCCGGCACGCCGACCACGCCGCCCTCGCGCACCAGGCGCGGATGGCCGCCGAGGAGAGCGCCCGCGACCTGGTGGCCTCGGCCGAGGAGACCGCGCGGGCGGTCGTCACCGAGGCCGAGCAGCGGGCGCGCGCGACCATCGCCCGAGCCGAGAAGCAGGCGGGCGACGCGCTGCGGCTGGCCGAGTCGCTGACCGCACAGACCCGCGAGGCGGCGCAGGCCGCGCTCGAGCACGGCCAGGCGGCGGCGGAGGCCTCCGCCTCGGCCACCCAGGCGCACGAGGCCGCGCGCGGCCGGGCCGAGGAGGCCGAGCAGGCGCTGGCCGCCCGGCTCGCGGCCGAGACGACCGCCGCGCAGGCCGCTGAGGCCAGGGCGGAGGCCGAGGAGTCGGCCCGCGAGCACGCCGACCGCGCGACGGCGGCCGGCGAGGCGGCCCGGGGCGCCGAGGAGGCGTACGCCGCCAGGGCGGCCGCCGAGACCGCCGCCGCCGAGGCCGCCCAGGCCCGGGCCGCGGCCGAGGACCAGGCCCGCGAGCACGCCGAGCAGGCCACCGCCGCGGGCCAGGCCGCACAGGCCGCGCGCGAAGCGGCGGACGCCGCGGCCGAGCACGCCGGGGAGGCCGCGCGCGCCCACGCGGCCCGCACGGAGGCCGAGACCCTGGCCCGCGAGGCGCTCGAGGCCCGCACCGGAGCGGACACCGCGGCCGGCGCGGCCGCCCAGCGCGCCGAGGAGGCGTACGCCGCGAGGGCGGCCGCCGAGACCGCCGCCGCCGAGGCCGCCCAGGCCCGGGCCGCGGCCGAGGACCAGGCCCGCGAGCACGCCGAGCAGGCCGCCGCCGCGGGCCAGGCCGCGCAGGCGGCGCGCGAGGCGGCGGACGCCGCGGCCGAGCACGCCGAGGCGCGGGCGGCGGTGGAGGTCCTGGCCCGGGAGGCGCTCGAGGGCCGCACCCGGGCCGACACCGCGGCCGGCGACCACGCCCGGGCCGCGGAGGAGGCCCACCGCGCGCGGACCGAGGCCGAGACCCGGGCGGGCGAGGCGGCCGAGGCGCGCACGGGGGCCGAGGACTCCGCCCGACGGCACGCCGAGTTGGCCAGCCTGGCCGCGCAGGAGGCCCTGGCCGCGCACCAGTCCGCCGAGGCGCGCGCGACCGAGGCGGCCGAGGCCCAGGCCGCTGCGGCCGAGCAGGCCTGGCTGGCGCGGACCGCGCACGAGGGCCGCGCCACCGCCGACGACATCGCCCAGTCCGCGCAGATGAAGCGCACGTCGGCCGAGGAGACCGCGGCGGAGCAGGCCGAGCTCGCCCGCGCGGCGCACGAGGCGCGGGTGGCGGCCGAGCGTGCGGCCGACGAGGCCCAGACGGCCCGGCTGGCCGCCGAGCAGTCGGCCGGCGCGCTCGCGGTCAGCGCCACCGAGGCCGCCGCCTCGGCCCGGGCGGCGCACGAGCAGGCCGCCGCCCGCGCGAGCGA
This genomic window from Nocardioides anomalus contains:
- a CDS encoding DsrE family protein — its product is MRPLVVKVTCGTEDPERCNQGFTVASTALAAGAEVSLWLTGEAAWFGVPGRAEGFDLALATPLAELLEAVLAGGQVTVCSQCAARRGITEDEVRPGVRIAGSVVFVEEALRPDAQALVY